A genome region from Paenibacillus pabuli includes the following:
- a CDS encoding RNA polymerase sigma factor, whose protein sequence is MVEPELIRAAQSGDRDALITLLRDIEQHVYRTAYYILNNEQDALDAAQEALIRIYTKINSYEEKAQFKTWVQRIVTNICIDKFRRTKPSVSIDEHEMVFQDNQDVEFEVMSTYVAKDIQDAINKLPEHHRTVIVLRYLQDLSYNEIADCLDLPLNTVKSYLFRARQQLQNLLQEYQKGGVTG, encoded by the coding sequence GTGGTAGAGCCGGAACTCATCAGAGCCGCTCAATCGGGCGATCGCGACGCTCTAATTACCCTATTGCGGGACATAGAACAGCATGTATACCGAACCGCATATTACATTTTAAATAATGAACAGGATGCTTTGGATGCTGCTCAGGAAGCATTGATCCGAATCTATACCAAAATTAATTCCTACGAAGAAAAAGCCCAATTCAAAACATGGGTGCAGCGGATCGTAACGAATATCTGTATTGATAAATTCAGAAGAACCAAGCCCTCGGTCTCCATTGACGAGCATGAGATGGTATTTCAGGATAATCAGGATGTGGAGTTTGAAGTGATGTCCACGTATGTTGCAAAAGATATTCAGGATGCGATCAACAAGCTTCCAGAGCATCATCGAACGGTAATTGTACTAAGATATTTGCAGGATTTATCGTATAACGAAATTGCGGATTGTCTTGATCTTCCGCTGAATACAGTCAAATCGTATTTATTCAGAGCCAGACAGCAATTGCAAAATCTACTACAGGAGTATCAGAAAGGTGGTGTGACAGGATGA